One stretch of Streptomyces sp. NBC_01363 DNA includes these proteins:
- a CDS encoding MHYT domain-containing protein — MQGTIDGFSYGAVTPVAAFLMACLGAALGLRCTNRSLRTERSFKAGWLALGATSIGSGIWTMHFIAMMGFSVHGVTIGYDKPITFASLAVAVGMVGVGIFIVGYRGATRMALVTGGTITGLGVATMHYLGMAGIRLEGQLEYDTFTVALSVVIAVVAATTALWAAVSINGFLPSLGASVVMGVAVSGMHYTGMAALSVHLHPGALPDNAPADGATVPLVPLLIGPGCFLLLAAVVVMFDPLMVMGTPDWNDPKAPKGADRPPGIPAQRQVPRFGTHADPASFHSRPRDPAPPGEW; from the coding sequence ATGCAGGGCACGATCGACGGTTTCAGCTACGGAGCGGTGACGCCCGTCGCGGCCTTCCTCATGGCCTGCCTCGGCGCGGCCCTCGGACTGCGTTGCACGAACCGTTCGCTGCGCACCGAGCGTTCCTTCAAGGCAGGCTGGCTGGCCCTCGGTGCGACGTCCATCGGCTCCGGCATATGGACGATGCACTTCATCGCGATGATGGGCTTCTCCGTCCACGGGGTGACCATCGGCTACGACAAGCCGATCACCTTCGCCAGTCTCGCGGTCGCCGTCGGCATGGTCGGCGTCGGCATCTTCATCGTCGGATACCGCGGCGCCACCAGAATGGCCCTGGTGACGGGCGGCACCATCACCGGACTCGGCGTGGCCACCATGCACTACCTGGGCATGGCCGGAATACGTCTCGAAGGACAGCTCGAGTACGACACGTTCACCGTGGCCCTCTCCGTCGTCATCGCCGTGGTGGCCGCCACGACCGCGCTCTGGGCGGCCGTCTCCATCAACGGGTTCCTGCCCAGTCTCGGGGCCAGCGTCGTCATGGGCGTCGCGGTGAGCGGCATGCACTACACCGGCATGGCCGCGCTCAGCGTCCACCTGCACCCCGGCGCCCTTCCCGACAACGCTCCGGCCGACGGGGCGACCGTACCGCTCGTGCCGCTGCTGATCGGCCCCGGCTGCTTCCTGCTCCTCGCCGCGGTGGTCGTGATGTTCGATCCGCTGATGGTGATGGGCACCCCGGACTGGAACGACCCCAAGGCCCCGAAAGGGGCCGACCGGCCCCCCGGAATCCCGGCCCAGCGGCAGGTGCCGCGGTTCGGAACGCATGCCGACCCGGCGTCGTTCCACTCCCGGCCGCGCGACCCCGCGCCGCCGGGAGAATGGTGA